A window of Lacibacter sediminis contains these coding sequences:
- a CDS encoding phosphatase PAP2 family protein → MNWKYNHPVRNLFTYATLLLLVLGVAALFYWNKEQIFLALNNRHTDVADVILKYFTYIGDGIFMAALGVILFLVGKRKLGLLLVLSFLLSGLLAQSIKRIEQRPRPGAYFKQPERIHRVDDKLLKGNNSFPSGHTTTAFATFSLLAFASRNKVVQLFFFGVAVLVGYSRIYVGAHFAEDVLAGAALGFISSYFLCWLLRKKEWD, encoded by the coding sequence ATGAACTGGAAATACAATCATCCCGTACGCAATCTTTTTACATACGCAACACTTTTGCTGCTGGTGCTTGGTGTCGCAGCTCTTTTCTATTGGAATAAAGAACAGATATTTCTTGCTCTCAATAACCGCCATACAGATGTGGCTGATGTTATATTGAAATATTTCACCTACATCGGCGATGGTATTTTTATGGCAGCACTTGGTGTTATCTTATTTCTTGTTGGTAAACGCAAACTCGGATTACTTCTGGTTCTTTCGTTCTTATTAAGTGGATTACTGGCGCAATCAATAAAACGTATTGAGCAAAGACCAAGACCCGGTGCTTATTTCAAACAACCGGAACGTATTCATCGGGTAGACGATAAATTGCTGAAAGGGAATAACAGTTTCCCGAGTGGCCATACCACAACTGCTTTTGCAACTTTCAGTTTACTTGCTTTTGCCTCACGAAATAAAGTTGTACAACTTTTCTTTTTTGGAGTTGCTGTGCTTGTTGGCTATTCACGCATTTATGTGGGAGCGCATTTTGCTGAAGATGTATTGGCAGGTGCAGCCTTAGGATTTATCAGCTCGTATTTTTTGTGCTGGCTGCTGCGAAAAAAAGAATGGGATTAA
- the dnaG gene encoding DNA primase, with product MISQDTIQQILSRIDIVEIVGGFVKLKKRGANYLGLCPFHNEKSPSFTVSPAKELYKCFGCGKSGNAVSFLMEHEKYSYVDALKFLAAKYNVTVEETYSSPEVKEQRQTADSLYIINSFAQQFFSKQLFDTEEGQAVALSYLKERGFREDIIQKFQLGYSPRQRDAFTSEALKQQYNAELLTKTGIVAERNGELMDNYRERIIFPVHNNTGKIIGFGARIIGKKENAPKYINTPENEVYIKSKILYGTYFARQSIDKNDECLLVEGYTDVISLHQAGIENVVASGGTSLTPDQLRLIKKYSNNLTILYDGDAAGVKAAMRGLDLALEEGLNVHLVLIPDKEDPDSYVNKVGASGFIEFIKQNKKDVILFQLEVMLKDAGNDTTKKAAAVNIIAESISRINKVEDFTRQQDYIHKSAELLKIDEAGLHSLVNKFIRERMTKLEAKNTRDEEQLPDFPSTDNYEDPTLQLFNTDEVHERALVRCLLEFGLLPWDEETTLAQHALAEIDEWGMVEHPDLLNLVELYRQLYNAGSEPTMKGFLFHEDQTVSKHVVSLADFTEELSPNWIRIYEKPFPTKDELYLQEMQSILTYLKLRKIKKMMDENQRDMEREHTSEELVTLIKTHQHLKQLEMELTKVMGTVIFR from the coding sequence GTGATAAGTCAGGATACCATACAACAGATCTTAAGCCGCATTGATATTGTGGAAATAGTGGGCGGTTTCGTGAAGCTGAAGAAACGTGGCGCCAATTATCTCGGCCTCTGCCCTTTTCACAATGAGAAAAGTCCTTCGTTCACTGTATCTCCCGCCAAAGAACTATACAAATGTTTTGGTTGTGGCAAGAGCGGCAACGCTGTGAGTTTTTTGATGGAACACGAGAAATACAGTTACGTTGATGCTTTAAAATTTCTTGCAGCCAAATACAATGTTACAGTTGAAGAAACCTATTCTTCTCCAGAAGTAAAAGAACAACGCCAAACAGCCGACAGTCTTTACATCATCAACTCCTTTGCTCAACAGTTTTTCAGTAAGCAGCTGTTTGATACCGAAGAAGGACAAGCTGTTGCTTTAAGTTATTTGAAAGAACGTGGTTTCAGAGAAGATATCATTCAGAAATTTCAACTCGGTTATTCGCCACGTCAACGTGATGCGTTTACAAGTGAAGCTTTGAAACAACAATACAATGCAGAGCTGCTCACCAAAACAGGTATTGTTGCTGAACGAAACGGTGAGCTGATGGATAATTACCGTGAACGTATCATCTTTCCTGTTCATAATAACACAGGAAAGATCATTGGCTTTGGCGCACGTATCATTGGTAAAAAAGAAAATGCGCCGAAGTATATCAACACACCGGAAAATGAAGTTTATATCAAGAGTAAAATTCTCTACGGCACTTACTTTGCACGACAGTCGATTGATAAGAACGATGAATGTTTACTGGTAGAAGGTTATACCGATGTTATCTCTCTTCACCAGGCTGGTATTGAAAATGTGGTGGCAAGCGGCGGCACTTCACTTACTCCTGATCAATTACGGTTGATCAAAAAATACAGTAACAATCTTACGATTTTATATGATGGTGATGCTGCAGGTGTAAAAGCAGCCATGCGTGGTTTGGATCTGGCATTGGAAGAAGGATTGAATGTTCATCTTGTATTGATCCCTGATAAAGAAGATCCTGACAGTTATGTCAATAAAGTTGGCGCTTCAGGTTTTATTGAATTCATCAAACAGAATAAAAAAGATGTTATTCTCTTTCAGCTGGAGGTAATGCTGAAAGATGCCGGGAACGATACAACGAAAAAAGCAGCGGCTGTTAATATTATTGCTGAGAGTATCAGTCGTATAAATAAGGTTGAAGACTTTACACGTCAGCAAGATTATATCCATAAGAGTGCTGAGTTATTGAAGATCGATGAAGCAGGCTTGCATTCGTTGGTGAATAAGTTCATTCGTGAGCGAATGACGAAGCTGGAAGCAAAAAACACACGTGATGAAGAACAGCTTCCTGATTTTCCATCAACTGACAATTATGAAGACCCAACACTTCAACTCTTCAATACCGATGAGGTGCATGAACGTGCATTGGTGCGTTGCCTGCTTGAATTTGGCTTATTGCCTTGGGATGAAGAAACAACACTTGCGCAGCATGCATTGGCAGAGATTGATGAATGGGGCATGGTAGAACATCCTGACTTGCTGAACCTGGTTGAATTATATCGCCAGTTATACAATGCCGGTAGTGAACCAACCATGAAAGGTTTTCTTTTTCATGAAGATCAAACGGTGAGTAAGCATGTGGTTTCGTTAGCTGATTTCACGGAAGAGCTGAGCCCAAACTGGATACGTATTTACGAAAAACCATTTCCTACAAAAGATGAATTGTACCTGCAGGAAATGCAATCGATCCTTACTTATTTAAAGTTGCGCAAGATCAAAAAGATGATGGATGAAAACCAGCGTGACATGGAACGGGAGCATACCTCAGAAGAATTGGTAACGCTCATCAAAACACATCAGCATCTGAAACAACTTGAAATGGAACTCACCAAAGTAATGGGTACTGTGATCTTCCGTTAA
- the prmA gene encoding 50S ribosomal protein L11 methyltransferase gives MNNYIKITLPVASDEQQEILLALLSEEGYDGFEETGTELNAYINEDVYNEKQLNELLQPFGLGYTKEVIAPKNWNAEWESSYEPVIVDEFVAVRAHFHQPIATVQHEIVITPKMSFGTGHHATTWQVMKLMQGIDFNNKSVFDFGCGTAVLAILAEKLGASSVLAVDNDDWCIENSRENVEANHCRNITVQKAEVPSTQQFDIILANINRHILLQYMGTMAASLNSGGSIIISGFYKEENQLLIDAANAHHLSLITSSDRNNWSALLFQKLS, from the coding sequence ATGAATAACTACATCAAAATAACACTGCCTGTTGCCAGCGACGAGCAACAGGAAATTCTGCTGGCATTGTTAAGTGAAGAAGGTTATGATGGTTTTGAGGAAACAGGAACTGAATTGAACGCCTACATCAATGAAGATGTGTACAATGAAAAACAGCTGAATGAGTTGTTACAACCTTTTGGTTTAGGGTACACGAAAGAAGTAATTGCTCCTAAAAACTGGAATGCAGAATGGGAGAGTAGCTACGAACCTGTTATTGTGGATGAGTTTGTTGCTGTGCGTGCACACTTTCATCAACCGATTGCAACAGTGCAGCATGAAATTGTCATCACACCAAAAATGAGTTTTGGTACAGGTCATCATGCAACCACCTGGCAGGTAATGAAGTTAATGCAGGGAATTGACTTCAACAATAAATCTGTTTTTGATTTTGGGTGTGGTACTGCTGTGCTTGCTATCCTTGCAGAAAAATTAGGTGCATCATCGGTGTTGGCAGTTGATAACGATGATTGGTGCATTGAAAATTCAAGAGAGAATGTTGAAGCCAATCATTGCAGGAACATTACGGTGCAAAAAGCTGAGGTTCCTTCAACACAGCAATTCGATATTATACTGGCCAATATCAATCGTCATATTCTTTTGCAGTACATGGGAACCATGGCTGCATCGCTCAACAGTGGTGGCTCTATCATCATCAGTGGATTTTATAAAGAGGAGAATCAATTGCTCATTGATGCAGCAAACGCTCATCACTTGAGTTTGATCACATCATCTGATCGTAATAACTGGAGTGCTTTGTTATTTCAGAAATTAAGCTAA
- a CDS encoding class IV adenylate cyclase, producing MSHQNIEIKARSANASFIRNYLQQQQARFIGVDDQTDTYFNTTNGRLKMRQGPIENALIYYNRENKAGPKLSEVKLLPLDNNADLLKEILIKAHGVKVVVKKKREIWFIGNVKFHIDEVEGLGSFVEIEAIDKDGSLGLEKIKEQCYFYLQQFQIGENDLLTHSYSDLLMNQS from the coding sequence ATGAGTCATCAGAATATTGAAATAAAGGCACGCTCTGCCAATGCTTCTTTTATCCGCAATTACCTGCAGCAGCAACAGGCCAGGTTTATTGGTGTGGATGATCAAACCGACACTTATTTTAACACAACCAATGGACGATTGAAAATGAGGCAAGGCCCTATTGAAAATGCACTTATTTATTACAATCGTGAAAACAAGGCCGGTCCAAAGTTGAGTGAGGTGAAATTGTTGCCGCTTGATAACAATGCTGATCTGCTGAAAGAAATCTTAATAAAAGCTCACGGAGTAAAAGTAGTGGTGAAGAAGAAGCGGGAGATCTGGTTCATCGGTAATGTGAAATTCCATATTGATGAAGTAGAGGGGCTTGGCAGTTTTGTGGAAATTGAAGCAATTGATAAAGATGGCAGCCTTGGTCTTGAGAAAATAAAGGAACAATGTTATTTTTATTTACAGCAATTCCAAATAGGGGAGAATGATCTTTTAACGCATTCTTACAGTGATCTGTTGATGAATCAATCTTAG
- a CDS encoding M48 family metallopeptidase, which produces MKKILSSFIVVAFLMVGCAKNQITGRSQLKLLPEKELQAMATQQYQQFLSQSKVVPVSVNKDAEMVRRVGTRIAAAITNYLKQQGKSDILDGYKWEFNLVDNKEVNAWCMPGGKVVVYTGLLPVTQNEAALAVVMGHEIAHAIALHGNERMSQGLAQQLGGVALSVAVANKSAETQNLFMNAYGIGTTVGGTLPFSRKQELEADQFGLRFAAMAGYNPQEAIPFWQRMAKAGGGQKPPEILSTHPSDETRINKMQQYVKEAMPYYKPLGK; this is translated from the coding sequence ATGAAAAAGATACTAAGCTCATTTATAGTGGTGGCGTTCCTGATGGTAGGTTGTGCGAAGAACCAGATCACAGGTCGCAGTCAGCTTAAGTTGTTACCTGAAAAAGAATTACAGGCCATGGCAACACAGCAATATCAGCAGTTCCTGTCACAAAGTAAAGTAGTGCCGGTAAGTGTGAATAAAGATGCAGAAATGGTGCGTCGTGTTGGAACACGGATAGCAGCAGCTATCACCAACTACTTAAAACAACAAGGCAAGTCTGATATTCTCGACGGGTATAAATGGGAATTTAACCTTGTTGATAATAAGGAAGTAAATGCATGGTGTATGCCGGGCGGCAAAGTAGTAGTATATACAGGCCTGTTACCGGTAACCCAAAACGAAGCCGCTTTGGCAGTGGTAATGGGTCACGAAATTGCACATGCGATTGCCCTGCATGGTAACGAACGTATGAGCCAGGGTTTGGCGCAGCAATTAGGTGGCGTTGCATTGTCTGTAGCTGTTGCAAATAAATCAGCAGAAACTCAAAACCTGTTCATGAATGCATACGGTATTGGTACTACAGTTGGAGGTACCCTTCCTTTCTCCCGTAAACAGGAATTGGAAGCAGATCAATTTGGGTTACGTTTTGCAGCAATGGCCGGTTATAACCCGCAAGAGGCAATTCCATTCTGGCAAAGAATGGCAAAAGCTGGCGGTGGACAAAAACCACCTGAGATACTAAGTACTCACCCGTCTGACGAAACACGTATCAACAAAATGCAGCAATATGTAAAAGAGGCGATGCCTTATTACAAACCATTAGGTAAATAG
- the plsY gene encoding glycerol-3-phosphate 1-O-acyltransferase PlsY, with product MNLFLLIISAYLIGSIPTAYWIGKFFFNIDIREHGSKNMGASNTFRVLGSVWGIIVLVIDMGKGIAAVQLAHAVQSSDWLSGEQTFWKLIFGLVAVAGHIFPVFAGFRGGKGVATLFGVVLAIQPWTALISIGAFLIVVFLTKYISLGSVIAVIVFAACVWFAVKETNVYMRWFSVIAALLVIVMHRSNIKRLIAGTENKFKGLRKKK from the coding sequence ATGAATTTATTTCTGCTCATCATATCAGCTTATCTCATTGGCTCAATACCTACTGCCTACTGGATCGGTAAATTTTTTTTTAATATCGATATCCGTGAACACGGCAGTAAAAACATGGGAGCATCCAATACATTTCGTGTGTTGGGTTCGGTATGGGGGATTATTGTATTGGTGATCGATATGGGGAAAGGAATAGCAGCAGTGCAACTTGCACATGCAGTTCAATCGTCTGATTGGTTGAGTGGTGAACAGACATTCTGGAAATTGATATTCGGCTTGGTAGCAGTAGCTGGGCACATATTCCCGGTATTCGCAGGTTTCAGGGGCGGTAAAGGAGTGGCAACTTTATTTGGTGTGGTACTAGCAATACAACCCTGGACAGCACTCATCAGCATTGGAGCGTTTCTTATTGTTGTTTTTTTAACAAAGTATATTTCACTTGGTTCCGTCATCGCCGTTATTGTTTTTGCAGCATGTGTTTGGTTTGCAGTAAAAGAAACGAATGTATATATGCGTTGGTTTTCAGTGATTGCAGCTTTGCTTGTAATTGTAATGCATCGTTCAAATATTAAACGGTTAATTGCGGGGACTGAAAACAAGTTCAAAGGGTTGCGTAAGAAAAAATAA